The genome window AGCCCCATGTGTATCGAGATCAACAAGTGAAGATGGATTCGCAGCGCGCCATGGCTGTGGCTCCTCAACCAATCCACCACGATCAATTACTTTCCTTCCAATCATTCGGATGGGTTTGGTTCTTCGACGTGAAGGGTACTCCGGTATTTCCACACCAGCTTGGATGCACAGCTCCACGATAGCTGGAATCCTGTCATATTGAAATCTAGTTTCATGTTTAATGCGCCGACCAAAAGGATCATACAGATGATATGCCTCGATGGGTACAAGTATGTCATTGATAGAACCCTTAATCCAGGAATGGAAGCTTCGGCGCTTGGAATTGGTTGGGCCAAGACAGTCCTGCATGTGATGACCAGAGTGGCTCACATGAACCTCAGAGCATTCACTGCAAAAGAGCTAAAACAATTCAACGTTCCAATTTTTAACCTAGATTGTTAAAAGATTAGTACATAACTATATAAAGCCGCATCAGAAGTTTTGAAAAATGGATACagaacataaaaaaaacatacttACTTGCAGCTGTATACAGGAATAACATACAACAGCTGGCCAAGGCCTTTAATTAAAACTTTCCACGCATCTAGTACTTTGTAAGCAACAGGAATTAAATCAGGGGCAAGTAATCCATTTTTCGGAGGGTCGAGGGGCTTCTCTATACCCATTTCTGCAAGTTTTTTGTCCTCCTTTGCAACCTGCTTGATCTTCTTGAAGGGAATAGGATAGggtttcttcttttgcttaGGTAGTACGGGTGGAAGATCCACATTTTGGGGATATGCTTCTCGCTTCCTTAAGGTTGGTTCTACCCTGGGCTTCCTACTGGCAGAAAAAATAGTTCCCAAAATACTTCCTCCTTTATGAAGCTTTCCATGCTCAAACTGCATTTTGAATAAAACTTGAGCGTCCAGTTCCAGGATGAAAGTCAAACTCACAACTACATGCATGAATATACAAATTAAGGAGGAAGATATTCTCAAAGCACCAGTACTGTCACAAATCACAATAACAGTAGCCTCAGGGTGCAACACCGCTAGGAACACATGTaagaaactaattaaataGTTGTGAGAAGCACAGTGCTTCTCAACCAGCTACTCCAcgaggaattttttttatactttttcatcccttatttcttgtatttttttttattgtcaatTTCATTTGCAGACTCACATGGAAACAATCAACTCTGCCTTAGATTTGAGGaaccaattttgttttttagaaaaggaaacaaattttattgcAAGGTGGCCacacaaaaacagaaacaaagaaagagcaGCTAGACTGAACAAAACCCTAAGCTACTAGCAAAAGAACCCCAGTAGCACACACACAACCTATAGCTAGGAAATGGCTGCTTTCCAATCCAACCAAATAACCCCAAAGGGCATATCTCTAAATTTGAGGAACCAATTATTAtggatgaaaataaaaaagttggaGCACTTGTCAAAACCAACGCACTGTTCTCATTAAAACCAGAAGAAAATTTCCATAACAAGTTTAGGGTACTCAGATATTTCTAACCATTTCTGGAGACAGACATCTACCACGACTCCAGGTATTGATGCAATGCACCACATCATGGTGGATGATATATGGTAAATACCTTTGATGCTCAAATCCTATGTCAAGGCATTTCCATAGCCCCATATGATATCAAGTCctcaaagaaattaaaagatcTTATAGATGAATTTACTCAATGAAATCCTGCAGATGGAAACTGACAGGTGCTCACTACCTCTTAACAGCCCAGAAATTGGAACCAACATTGGTTGGGTCTGGTAATGGATATTAGCATTCAATATTCCATGATATACTTAGGAATTATTTGGCTCTAATATGAGCTTGTATGCTACAAGCTCTGCTAAAAAGGCAACAGCAACTGCTGAGAAAATGGATAGGGTGcttgtaaaaataattaaccaaatcaatcAACTACGATGCATGTTTGTAATATACAAATAGTTAACAAACAATAAGGATAGAAGGGATAATGAAAGGGAGAGAATAAAACCTTGAACCCGACACTATATGAACTCGCAGCTGATAGTTGAGTTCGCTTGAACTCAATGGTACAGAGGCAAGCACCTGCAGAATTAAGCAAAATCAATACATGTTCATTGTAAAATTGCTTCTAAAAGTACAAGCTTGAAGATAGAAAATGAAAGGACTAGATCACCTTTCTGATATGGTTCCCACAAAGCAGAGGATACTGTTGGAGGCTTATGGAACATCTATCTATGTTTTTATCCCCAGAGCCCAGTCTCCtggttataaaaataaatttaaaaaattaaaattaaaattttaaaaaacaagtACAACAAACAACATAGtgtgaaaagaaaaccaatgaATAAAATGTTTCAATCCTTTGGCTAATGGTGTATCTTTTATGTGCAGAACCAGTCAGTGAATAACCATGATGTCATTTCAAAGCCAATATGTAATAGCTGAGCAGTATTGCGAATGAATGAACAATAATATAAATCAGAAATAGAAAGAACATGGGTATTCAACCAAAAAGGAAATCTTTTCCAGCACGGCACATCATCCCCACCCAAATGcaatactttttcttttctttgttagaGGCCAAAGCTAATGTAAAATGTTGTTGCTTTGCTTCCACACCCAAATGGCCAAATTCAGGTGAAGCTCACTTAATGGTAGATTGCTTTTGAACTGTTTTTAGAGGAACCATCAAATTAATATTGGATGGGTCCTGTGAGGCTTTTCCTCAAACATATTGTATACCCTACGAAAACGAGGGCTGCCTAACCACAACCCAGTTCCCAATTATCAATTATGGTAGACAGTTTTATGCATACTTGAGAAAAAGAGCTTACCTTTGAGAGTTGAGAGTTCGTTAACACCGATTGAAGAGCACCGTTATATAATACGCAACTGGTACTGTAAGAGACTGAGACTATTATCAGAGCAAACAGCTTCCTCATCATCTCTTATGGAAGGACATGGTTGTCAATATCAATTTATAAGAGGGCATAATATCTATAAGTAGCCGAAGCACATGGTTGGCAATATCAATTTATAAGAGGCCATATCACATGCCACATAGGTTGGTAAATAAAAGATGGTAATCAAGTCGCCACAGAAACCGAatttcataataaataaataaggaaaatgTTAGGCTTATCAAATTTTTCGTACCACATTATgtaccacctctctaatagaaGTGGGCTCTACTTTTATTAGAAATGTGGTATACAATAtagtataaaaatatagtaagCCTACGCAAATAATAGGTATCATTTTATCTAATTATTTGTAGTATCTAACTTCCAATAAATCCTTCTCACATCAATTTAATAAGCCTAAGTTATAACACAGGTTATTATCATTTTATCTACTTATTTGGTCGTCTTAATTTGTCAAGTTGGTTCGGTTACTGGAGTTTTCAATCATTTTTCCTATTAttattaggggtgggcatggTAAGGGATGACACGGGATGGAGGTCATTTCAGTGTCAATTTCTTATAGGAGAATTGGGATGGGATGACACGGGATGAGAGTTTTTGAGAACACGTTCAAACTATACCGGACCCAAACAGAACCTGTATGATTCGGTATCAATGTTGATATCGTAAAAAATCCTGTAAAAATTCAGAAATCTTgcaatttttataaatcaatCCTGATACAAAGTTAACAAACAATCAAGATTCAAGAGTCTTGTTCAAGACCTGCCGAATTATATGATACATAGAATACATTTATATTTGCTTTCACGAATCAAGCCtaatacaacaaaacaaacaatcaaGTCTTCATTCAAGACCAACCAAGAATACGATCTTCGTCCCCTGATTTTTCTACACAAAAACTCGAAGAGACTTTGGGAATTTCCTTTTCCACCAATTTTATACACTTTGGAGaagaacagagagagagagagagagagagagagagagagagagagagagagaggaggaggaggaggagaagaagaaaatagaagaaaagaggGAAGGAAAGGAGAAGAGAAGGGAGACGGAGGAAACAAAGCTGGAAGAGTCGAAAGATTCTTGGGAGAGGAGGAATATGAAATTGGGATTTATTATTTACCTGGTACTGTTCATTACGGTATGGCACCAAACGGGATCACAAATTTGGAACCGGTGTCGTGCCAAACAGTAGCAGGATGACACGGTATCATCCCGTTTACACTTTAATTCCAAATGGGATGGCACGAGATTGGCATGGTTTGGCACGATTTCGATATATTCCGATTttgatgcccacccctaattattattgttattatggAAACATGTTTTTACACATTATTATTACTAGTCTCTGCATACGTGCCTCCGCGCGTgtgagaggctttttttttttttttttgaatttattttagaattaaaaaagataatgggttgttgtattccataaaaataggatccattatctgatttttcttttaattttaatttttttaatatgaaaaattgtgaatttaccatattattctcatttcattaataatttcaattcttaatgtttgcattaattaAGGccattttgaatgtttcaccattatctgccttttgctttatatatatatatatatat of Prunus dulcis chromosome 4, ALMONDv2, whole genome shotgun sequence contains these proteins:
- the LOC117626319 gene encoding APO protein 1, chloroplastic — encoded protein: MFHKPPTVSSALWEPYQKGACLCTIEFKRTQLSAASSYSVGFKFEHGKLHKGGSILGTIFSASRKPRVEPTLRKREAYPQNVDLPPVLPKQKKKPYPIPFKKIKQVAKEDKKLAEMGIEKPLDPPKNGLLAPDLIPVAYKVLDAWKVLIKGLGQLLYVIPVYSCNECSEVHVSHSGHHMQDCLGPTNSKRRSFHSWIKGSINDILVPIEAYHLYDPFGRRIKHETRFQYDRIPAIVELCIQAGVEIPEYPSRRRTKPIRMIGRKVIDRGGLVEEPQPWRAANPSSLVDLDTHGACERFPPPLPSDIPKIAQETMDAYETVRFGVTKLMKKYTVKACGYCTEVHVGPWGHNAKLCGEFKHQWRDGKHGWQDATVDEVFPPNYVWHVKDPKGPPMKGGALKKFYGKAPAVVEVCLQAGAQIPEKYKPMMRLDIVVPDSEEAQLVA